One part of the Flavobacterium johnsoniae UW101 genome encodes these proteins:
- a CDS encoding PKD domain-containing protein: MVNDFKIKKYWITALCTVLFSLAGFSQGLSDATIGFNLSKETEVLKKQGLKDEDLTKEIARLRKIKMASFIIIKNKEAAAIQENKMKPLAKSILTKNIKTASKISSLAKTEMECSYDYYRAGRIQYAGGPTYDQNSVKINTPANITFYKYYNGTNGNLSYEWKLYNPDGIVIDTKNTSNFSITLPAVGAYKIVLTLTDAIGCSEFEATLYVRDSNNCVISPEERNGTIYTPRNSDQLVENRESIVTLSPSGFSTNNLIYKWDLFDVNGSNIFTSSEPEFKFTPPAKGQFLINLKITDPNGCSTTYTRNVETVDICTYTQYDDYFDIMAPEESAGGRVSFAKVGQRVTLEPVFFSGGNKEFTYSWKLFDPKGQQIGTGSHRVFPFTPTEPGYYTLTADLTNLETGCILTAKKTVASQIENGCVLTNPKSSEVYELYLKFVKKLIERLVLGETDEQINSSIAMPEFMALKPYIKNGVGDKIYNFVSIQEGYGDQRVNGINFSFSPEREYDIHIYSIDGVYYNSEYSTPEDLEYNISSAIFTNISQYIAADDFFVSCQVINGGKKAKTGKVVLEPYECTRESEVRNIIFCPGEGSNCTPEIVGTIKSNFPFIYPKTEYSFYFETIIPNLTYSWSITSETGEVLSTSDTDITTPYRYTFLNEGIYFVKLTAKNELGCTTNFTKKIIVDNKRCANDSNNFTFETEENGVTYIWTTTDINGNIVDTVTNTSGNYSFTTNTAGTYEVKLTANAEKKCETIFAKTIFVENCTPVVVVSCTQNNPLTPKIHQLFINLINKAATTPNGVDVNTYAKTEIAALAPYTFGPNAKIFNFSNDSSSVSFSFTENYTGIDVYIPKSSQGTITGIDLSKYESSSSKTIVETNYTNGSSNLTNGYVTNIDFCPSIDCTPITGVINIVKRGTASTNKKTNSSSKI, from the coding sequence ATGGTAAATGATTTTAAAATAAAAAAATACTGGATTACTGCTCTTTGTACAGTTCTTTTTTCTTTGGCTGGTTTTTCTCAAGGCCTTAGTGATGCCACTATTGGATTTAATTTATCTAAAGAAACAGAAGTGTTAAAAAAACAAGGTCTTAAAGATGAAGACCTTACTAAAGAGATTGCCAGACTACGTAAAATAAAAATGGCCAGCTTTATTATCATAAAAAATAAAGAAGCTGCTGCTATACAAGAAAATAAAATGAAACCGCTGGCAAAATCTATTTTAACTAAAAACATAAAAACTGCGTCTAAGATTTCAAGCTTAGCAAAAACAGAAATGGAATGTTCCTATGATTACTATCGGGCAGGAAGAATTCAATACGCAGGGGGACCAACATACGATCAAAATTCAGTTAAAATAAATACTCCTGCAAATATTACTTTCTATAAATATTACAATGGTACAAATGGAAATTTATCTTACGAATGGAAATTATATAATCCAGACGGTATTGTTATTGATACTAAAAACACTAGTAATTTTTCAATAACATTACCTGCTGTTGGTGCCTATAAAATAGTACTTACTCTAACAGATGCTATTGGCTGTTCTGAATTTGAAGCAACTTTATATGTACGAGATTCTAATAATTGTGTTATTTCACCAGAAGAGCGAAATGGTACAATTTACACCCCTCGCAATTCAGATCAGCTTGTAGAAAACAGAGAATCTATTGTTACCTTATCTCCTTCTGGATTTTCTACAAATAATCTTATTTATAAATGGGATCTTTTTGATGTAAATGGCAGCAATATATTCACAAGCAGTGAACCTGAATTTAAATTTACCCCTCCTGCAAAAGGTCAATTTCTGATAAATCTAAAAATTACTGATCCTAATGGCTGCAGCACAACATATACAAGAAATGTTGAAACAGTAGATATATGTACCTATACACAATATGATGATTACTTCGATATCATGGCCCCAGAAGAATCTGCGGGAGGAAGGGTATCATTTGCAAAAGTGGGACAAAGAGTAACCTTAGAACCTGTTTTTTTTAGTGGTGGTAATAAAGAGTTTACTTATAGCTGGAAACTATTTGATCCTAAAGGACAGCAGATTGGTACTGGGAGTCATCGCGTATTTCCATTTACACCAACTGAACCTGGATATTACACACTTACAGCAGATTTAACCAATCTTGAAACAGGATGTATTCTTACAGCAAAAAAAACGGTTGCTTCTCAAATTGAGAATGGATGTGTATTGACCAATCCTAAATCATCTGAAGTATATGAACTGTATTTAAAATTTGTAAAGAAACTAATTGAAAGACTAGTTCTTGGTGAAACTGACGAACAAATCAATTCCTCTATTGCTATGCCAGAATTTATGGCTCTCAAACCGTATATTAAAAATGGTGTTGGGGACAAAATTTATAATTTTGTAAGTATACAAGAAGGTTATGGCGATCAAAGAGTAAATGGAATTAATTTTTCATTCTCTCCAGAGAGAGAATATGATATTCACATCTATAGCATCGATGGAGTTTATTACAACTCGGAGTATAGTACACCGGAAGATCTTGAATATAATATTTCATCCGCCATCTTTACTAATATAAGTCAATATATAGCTGCAGATGATTTTTTCGTTTCTTGTCAAGTTATAAATGGTGGAAAAAAAGCTAAAACCGGGAAAGTAGTTTTAGAGCCTTATGAATGTACTAGAGAATCTGAAGTTAGAAATATAATCTTCTGCCCTGGAGAAGGTAGTAATTGTACACCAGAAATTGTGGGAACAATAAAATCAAACTTTCCTTTTATTTATCCTAAAACAGAATATTCATTTTACTTTGAAACTATTATTCCTAATTTAACTTATTCGTGGTCCATAACATCCGAAACTGGAGAAGTATTAAGTACCAGTGATACTGATATTACGACTCCATATCGTTATACTTTCTTAAATGAAGGAATCTATTTTGTAAAACTAACTGCAAAAAATGAATTGGGATGTACTACAAATTTTACTAAAAAAATAATTGTAGACAATAAACGCTGCGCCAACGATAGTAACAATTTTACTTTTGAAACAGAGGAGAACGGTGTAACTTACATTTGGACAACTACTGACATAAACGGAAACATTGTTGATACTGTTACCAACACATCGGGGAATTATTCATTTACAACAAATACTGCAGGAACATACGAAGTGAAACTAACTGCAAATGCAGAGAAAAAATGTGAAACAATTTTTGCTAAAACAATTTTTGTAGAAAATTGTACACCAGTTGTCGTAGTTTCTTGTACACAGAACAATCCGCTTACGCCAAAAATACATCAGCTGTTTATCAATTTAATCAATAAAGCGGCGACTACTCCAAATGGCGTTGATGTAAATACTTATGCGAAAACCGAAATTGCAGCTTTAGCGCCATATACATTTGGTCCAAATGCTAAGATATTCAATTTTAGCAACGACAGCTCTTCTGTAAGTTTTTCATTTACTGAAAATTACACAGGAATTGATGTCTATATCCCTAAATCTTCTCAAGGCACTATAACAGGTATCGATTTGAGTAAGTATGAAAGCTCTTCTAGCAAAACAATAGTTGAAACCAATTATACTAATGGATCATCAAACCTCACAAATGGCTATGTTACCAATATTGATTTCTGTCCGTCAATAGACTGTACCCCAATTACAGGAGTCATCAATATTGTAAAAAGAGGAACAGCATCAACAAATAAAAAAACAAACTCTAGTTCAAAAATATAA
- a CDS encoding PKD domain-containing protein produces the protein MKLKYTLVFTIISFFISTAGFAQQYTDEEIGLNVSKITASLKEKGVAEADIEFEISLLRKMHTNQYAKIKQNENEILKETKAKALTNKSALTADISSTEKAALQALYNSTNGANWINKQGWDFSTPVTSWDGTNGWYGITVTNGTITSINLGQNNLTGTLASEIGSLTNLQQLYLQDNELSGAIPNEIGNLLSLKILYLNDNKLAGSIPTQMGNLVNLSQFALSFNKLSGSIPSSLGNLNNVEFFFIGNNELTGSIPPEIGNLSKVTHLYLYHNQLSGSIPTQIGNLSKVQALFLEYNNLSGSIPNEISNLSSLKFFNLSNNQLTGPIPTGIGNLYYNLLEVYFRNNQLSGPLTNDILLYNLVSLYLDNNQLSGPIPSSINRLRNIGLLYLDHNQFTGTIPANIGNLPEAIHLNLSNNQLTGTIPPELGGLSKVQMLDLSFNQLTGSIPLEIGNLTSIRNLFLNNNEFSGTIPSRLTQLTLIGNFYINNNKFRFIDFANEYQTYKNFYGFKYVDQAKTDTKETKNFDIGSSTTLTMCTDNRYTINDTFQWYKGKFPDGGLINGATNREYTISNLGASDAGDYYCLSSHPQITIATNPDRNLVLEREPITLKIACATEVTGASIMPSNNSFTTDTNIEFYLDSTYPNLTYNWTFYNLDNTPNETYEGNYILKSFDTPGTYRMNLIVMQENGCTTSFDKYITVKYANPCLSSETGSIIVKGFDYDYNNLPNNVFSNTSTYFSFDTMSRNLSYNWKFYNPDGTFLTSKPYQSFDIIFENNGEHKVVLEITDLYGCTATFEKIIPVIKDCRKTGVILTYEGSSLDEILENTSLSVKLFGNDFDLDGKQFDWEFLNPNGSIVSTGSNPVFTVTPPTVGNYRINLKITDPESDCVYDFSVVLEAVDACRMTHLTRNGYISLNGQSEYLNDVLFLDLNQTVELGLFREWYNETGKTFNLEWNFYSPNSELISTGNQPRFPITLTTEGFYKVTLKVTDPETGCFTEVSRKFSSVKQNSCTLTNERSNQVKDLTRALIKKLILRTVTGETDAQINASPFLEEFTSLKPFIINSPNDKIYNYKTTRNKFGILINVDFSFSPERESDVHISVRDGLFTNFQRDYVYKNIDDAVYIDINQYVTADETLLSCWTYAKDRSLAKSALEQKDCRYSSEIKNINFCPNPCTPIVGTMKTSSNDFFTNRKTVFSLETLSTDLTYKWTFYNSDNTSFTNFTTSNVDYLYRTAGNYNVVLEVTDSKGCSATFEKTIVVSVNTNCVSLPGTILTSTPEVYVSKNTTFSFETPATDLTYKWIFTQNKTNESTVFFSKTVDFTYLLPGSSEIRLEVTDSNGCKSIFQKSVTIKQSTSLCDNVIQFGRSYIQVGTDSDLFKSATISVNQTTNITFSSQNYSPQYDLEYKWSLLNEDDQVVDSGNNLNFPITPVKGGYYKAVLDLKDHTSGCVYQLVRSIVCTIPSSCTGTNPQSTVVKGLVINLLKNLISRSMMGESDADINSSAVPTEFNTLKPYITTNTAKNRIYNFATTRSTANEFTSVSFSFSPERASDIYISIPHSLQYSQGMPLDYLLSMIESKIYIDLSQYASSNQYLISCLSDSQASAKSVLHTGDCLRASEIRYIDFCPNECDPLLGVIKTNSEIVSLNTPAVFSLETNNASVLSYNWTFYNPDNSVRENQTTSNAFQTYTIPGTYKVELEAKDVNNCTTTLTKMITVAAPACVAAIGTIKTVSPNIFTGTNTEFLFETTATNLTYEWTLYRNVNSSITIFTTNTANIYYLDPGNYNVKLIVTDANGCKNTFRTTVTATVKPPCVNVVGEIKTANPIISTNENTTFSFETTATILRYYWTFHSLNNTPLLTTTESSPTLMYTFPNNYKVTLTVWDENDCYTIIEKNINVVRGCPVIPGSANIPETVTSGQIIPFEYSTTSNGVGYKWTFYNLDGSIKSTSTSNKINKAYYATGNYRVTLELNDLFNSGCKTTIDKIVTVTGECGIQGTIASNPAAESISLDQYVYFWFESEAIDLNYKWTVTKPDNVSSQYSTDKYAPYYFQSGSGTYKIAVEVSDGNGCILNLEKTYNLEYDCSRNTGLVTGSIYNNNHKFYYSSDVLINAPNKFTFWYDYSSQENLPVNWELTDLNGSLISSGTEKEFIFTPTTSAGLILKLTITDQYGCPHHFSKELNVVEKCQFYVSDISGDINFDEEYSYKVAFIDANQTKDLILRSYDENDGKVYTYQWNLYDLDNTLVSTGDQQKFPITLTKAGYYKVTLDIIDPDTDCPVQFTKKIGCVINNSCTETNPKSQIVKELYLDFMRSLVMRCLLGETDEQINTSPMTPEFTALVPYITNGPKDKIYNFKTKLGGESGNSFAGFEFSFSPDRQSDVYYYTRWSLYYNSWDLEKTIDDINYTLYLALNQYVAADQSLVSCFIDYASKMAGKNVNHLETDECLFQTAVQYIEFCPPEDCSPIAGTLKSTPVVGIQKTAKKAQLKQTPKK, from the coding sequence ATGAAATTAAAATATACATTAGTTTTTACTATTATTAGTTTTTTTATTAGTACTGCAGGGTTTGCTCAGCAGTATACAGATGAGGAAATTGGGTTGAATGTTTCTAAAATAACAGCATCATTAAAAGAAAAAGGTGTTGCAGAAGCTGACATTGAATTTGAAATTTCGTTATTAAGAAAAATGCATACGAATCAATATGCCAAAATAAAACAAAATGAGAATGAAATTTTAAAAGAAACAAAAGCAAAAGCACTGACTAATAAATCTGCGCTGACTGCAGATATTTCTTCAACAGAAAAAGCTGCTTTACAAGCGTTATACAACAGTACAAATGGAGCCAATTGGATTAACAAACAAGGCTGGGACTTTAGTACTCCTGTTACCTCTTGGGATGGTACTAATGGCTGGTATGGAATTACTGTTACTAATGGAACTATAACAAGCATTAATTTAGGACAAAATAATTTGACTGGGACATTAGCTTCAGAAATTGGTAGCTTAACTAATCTTCAACAACTCTATTTACAGGACAATGAGCTAAGTGGTGCTATTCCTAATGAAATAGGAAATTTATTAAGCTTAAAAATTCTTTATTTAAATGATAATAAATTAGCTGGATCAATACCTACACAAATGGGAAATCTTGTTAATCTAAGTCAGTTTGCTTTAAGTTTTAATAAATTAAGTGGTTCAATTCCAAGCTCACTTGGGAATCTAAATAATGTAGAGTTTTTTTTTATAGGGAACAATGAACTTACCGGTTCTATACCACCTGAAATTGGAAACTTATCAAAAGTAACTCATTTATACTTATATCATAATCAATTAAGTGGTTCAATACCAACTCAAATTGGGAATCTTTCTAAGGTACAAGCTCTTTTTTTAGAATACAATAATTTAAGTGGCTCTATACCAAATGAAATAAGTAATTTATCAAGTCTTAAATTTTTTAACTTATCGAATAATCAATTAACTGGACCAATACCTACCGGAATTGGTAACTTATATTATAACCTACTAGAAGTTTATTTTAGAAACAATCAGTTAAGCGGTCCATTAACTAACGATATTTTACTATACAACCTTGTATCTCTTTATTTAGATAATAATCAATTAAGCGGTCCAATACCTAGCAGCATTAACCGATTAAGAAACATTGGCTTACTTTATCTCGATCACAATCAATTTACAGGTACAATTCCAGCAAATATTGGTAACCTTCCTGAAGCAATACATCTTAATTTAAGTAATAATCAATTAACAGGTACAATTCCTCCTGAACTAGGTGGATTATCTAAAGTGCAAATGCTAGATTTGTCTTTTAATCAATTAACTGGTTCCATACCTTTAGAAATAGGCAATTTAACATCCATTCGTAATTTATTCTTAAACAACAATGAATTTAGCGGCACTATACCAAGCAGGCTTACACAGTTAACTTTAATTGGAAATTTTTATATTAATAATAACAAATTTCGTTTTATAGACTTTGCAAATGAGTATCAAACATATAAAAATTTTTATGGTTTTAAATATGTTGATCAAGCAAAAACAGATACAAAAGAAACCAAAAATTTTGATATTGGAAGTTCCACAACTCTTACAATGTGTACTGATAACAGGTACACTATTAATGATACTTTTCAATGGTATAAAGGTAAATTTCCTGATGGAGGTTTAATCAACGGAGCAACAAACAGAGAATATACAATTTCAAATCTTGGTGCATCTGATGCTGGGGATTATTACTGTTTATCTTCACATCCGCAGATAACTATTGCGACAAATCCAGATCGAAATTTAGTTTTAGAAAGAGAACCTATTACTTTAAAAATAGCTTGTGCTACAGAAGTAACTGGAGCTTCTATAATGCCATCTAACAATAGTTTTACAACTGATACAAATATTGAATTTTATCTTGACAGTACTTATCCAAATTTAACCTATAATTGGACCTTTTATAATTTAGATAACACTCCTAATGAAACTTATGAGGGTAATTATATTTTAAAATCATTCGATACACCTGGAACTTATAGAATGAACTTAATTGTTATGCAGGAAAATGGCTGTACAACAAGTTTTGATAAATATATAACTGTCAAATATGCTAATCCTTGTTTGTCTTCAGAAACTGGTTCTATAATAGTTAAAGGTTTTGATTATGATTATAATAATTTACCAAATAATGTATTTAGTAATACATCTACTTACTTTAGTTTTGATACAATGAGTCGAAATCTAAGTTATAATTGGAAATTTTATAATCCTGATGGTACATTCTTAACAAGTAAGCCTTACCAGTCATTTGATATCATTTTTGAGAATAATGGTGAACATAAAGTTGTTTTAGAAATTACAGATTTATATGGCTGTACAGCTACATTCGAAAAAATAATTCCTGTTATTAAAGATTGTAGAAAAACTGGAGTAATACTTACATATGAAGGGTCCAGCCTAGATGAAATATTAGAAAACACTTCACTAAGTGTTAAACTTTTTGGTAATGATTTTGACCTAGATGGAAAACAATTCGATTGGGAATTTTTAAATCCAAATGGAAGTATTGTTTCAACAGGGTCAAATCCAGTTTTTACTGTCACTCCTCCAACAGTTGGAAACTATAGAATAAATCTTAAAATAACAGATCCCGAAAGTGATTGCGTATATGATTTTAGTGTCGTTTTAGAAGCTGTTGACGCATGTCGAATGACACATTTAACTCGTAATGGTTATATCAGTCTAAACGGTCAATCTGAATACCTTAATGATGTATTATTTCTAGACCTTAATCAAACTGTTGAGTTAGGGCTTTTCCGTGAGTGGTATAATGAAACGGGTAAAACTTTTAATCTCGAATGGAATTTTTATAGTCCAAATTCTGAATTAATCAGTACAGGAAATCAACCAAGATTCCCTATAACATTGACGACTGAAGGCTTTTATAAAGTAACATTAAAAGTTACTGATCCTGAAACAGGATGTTTTACAGAAGTTTCAAGAAAATTTAGCAGTGTAAAACAAAATAGTTGCACACTAACAAACGAAAGATCAAATCAAGTAAAAGATTTGACTAGAGCTCTGATAAAAAAACTTATTCTTCGAACTGTAACTGGAGAAACAGATGCTCAAATAAATGCCAGCCCGTTTTTAGAAGAATTTACTTCTCTAAAGCCATTTATTATTAATTCGCCTAATGATAAAATATATAATTATAAAACAACCAGAAATAAATTTGGTATTCTTATAAATGTAGATTTTTCATTTTCACCAGAAAGAGAATCAGATGTTCATATTTCAGTACGAGACGGACTTTTTACTAATTTCCAACGCGATTACGTATATAAAAATATAGATGATGCTGTTTATATAGATATTAATCAATATGTTACGGCAGATGAAACTTTACTTTCATGTTGGACTTATGCTAAAGACAGATCATTAGCAAAATCAGCTTTAGAGCAAAAAGACTGCAGGTATTCTTCAGAAATTAAAAACATTAATTTCTGTCCAAATCCTTGTACTCCAATCGTTGGAACGATGAAAACATCTAGTAATGATTTCTTTACTAACAGAAAAACAGTTTTTTCTCTAGAGACTTTATCGACAGATCTAACTTATAAGTGGACATTTTATAATTCAGATAATACGAGTTTTACAAATTTCACGACTAGCAATGTGGATTATTTGTATAGAACTGCCGGAAATTATAATGTTGTTCTAGAAGTTACAGATTCAAAAGGATGCAGCGCTACATTTGAAAAGACTATTGTAGTAAGTGTGAATACAAACTGTGTTTCACTTCCTGGTACAATATTGACATCTACTCCAGAAGTATATGTTAGTAAAAACACTACTTTTTCATTTGAAACTCCGGCAACAGATCTAACTTACAAATGGATATTTACTCAAAATAAGACTAATGAATCAACCGTTTTCTTCTCTAAAACAGTAGATTTTACCTACCTATTACCCGGATCAAGTGAAATTAGACTGGAGGTTACAGATTCGAATGGATGTAAATCTATCTTTCAAAAATCAGTTACTATCAAACAAAGTACTTCTTTATGCGATAATGTAATCCAATTTGGCCGTTCTTATATCCAGGTTGGAACAGATAGTGATCTATTCAAATCTGCAACAATTTCTGTAAATCAAACTACAAATATTACTTTCTCTAGTCAGAACTATTCTCCTCAATATGATTTAGAATATAAATGGAGTTTGTTAAATGAAGATGATCAAGTAGTCGATTCAGGAAACAATTTAAATTTTCCTATAACGCCTGTAAAAGGAGGTTATTATAAAGCAGTTTTAGATCTTAAAGATCATACCAGTGGCTGTGTATACCAATTAGTCAGATCAATAGTATGTACTATTCCTAGCAGCTGTACAGGAACAAATCCTCAATCCACCGTTGTAAAAGGGTTAGTTATTAACCTATTAAAGAATTTAATTTCAAGGTCAATGATGGGTGAAAGCGATGCAGACATTAATTCTAGTGCTGTACCTACAGAATTTAATACTTTAAAACCATATATCACAACTAACACTGCAAAAAACAGGATATACAATTTTGCTACTACCAGAAGTACTGCTAACGAATTTACAAGTGTCTCTTTTTCATTTTCACCAGAAAGAGCATCAGATATTTATATTTCTATTCCTCATAGTTTACAATATTCTCAAGGTATGCCTTTAGATTATTTACTTTCTATGATTGAATCTAAAATATATATTGATTTAAGTCAATATGCTTCTTCAAATCAATATTTAATTTCGTGTCTATCAGACTCACAAGCTTCAGCTAAAAGTGTTTTACATACAGGTGATTGTTTACGAGCATCTGAAATTCGCTACATCGATTTTTGCCCTAATGAATGTGATCCTTTGTTAGGTGTAATCAAAACAAATTCAGAAATCGTTTCTTTAAATACCCCAGCAGTTTTTTCATTAGAAACTAATAACGCTTCTGTCTTATCTTATAATTGGACGTTTTACAATCCTGACAATAGTGTAAGAGAAAACCAAACAACTTCGAATGCTTTTCAGACTTATACAATTCCTGGAACTTATAAAGTTGAATTAGAAGCAAAAGATGTAAATAATTGCACTACAACTTTAACGAAAATGATAACTGTAGCGGCCCCAGCCTGTGTAGCAGCAATTGGAACAATAAAAACAGTTTCTCCTAATATATTTACAGGAACAAATACGGAATTCCTTTTTGAAACAACTGCAACAAATTTAACTTACGAATGGACGCTATACAGAAATGTAAACAGCAGTATAACTATATTTACAACAAATACTGCTAATATTTACTATTTAGATCCTGGCAATTACAATGTTAAACTTATCGTTACTGATGCGAACGGTTGTAAAAATACTTTCCGTACTACAGTAACTGCTACAGTAAAACCACCTTGCGTTAATGTCGTTGGAGAGATTAAAACTGCTAATCCTATAATTTCAACAAATGAAAATACTACGTTTTCTTTTGAAACAACTGCTACTATCCTTCGCTATTATTGGACTTTTCACAGCTTAAATAATACACCCCTTTTAACCACGACTGAAAGCAGTCCTACTTTAATGTATACTTTTCCTAATAATTATAAAGTTACTTTAACTGTATGGGATGAAAACGATTGTTATACAATTATCGAAAAAAACATTAATGTAGTTAGAGGATGTCCTGTTATTCCTGGATCTGCAAATATCCCGGAAACAGTTACCAGCGGACAAATTATTCCTTTTGAATATAGTACAACCAGTAATGGTGTAGGTTATAAATGGACATTCTATAATTTAGACGGCTCAATTAAGTCAACATCAACATCAAATAAAATAAATAAAGCTTATTATGCAACTGGTAATTACCGTGTGACTCTTGAATTAAATGATTTGTTTAATTCTGGATGTAAAACTACAATTGACAAAATCGTTACTGTAACAGGTGAATGCGGTATTCAAGGCACAATAGCATCAAACCCTGCTGCAGAAAGTATTTCATTAGACCAATATGTATATTTTTGGTTTGAAAGCGAAGCAATAGATCTAAATTACAAATGGACTGTTACTAAACCTGATAATGTAAGTTCTCAATATTCTACTGATAAATATGCGCCATATTATTTCCAATCTGGTTCAGGGACATATAAGATTGCCGTAGAAGTTTCAGATGGTAATGGGTGTATATTAAATCTTGAAAAAACATATAATTTAGAATACGATTGTTCTCGAAATACAGGCTTAGTAACTGGATCAATTTATAACAATAATCATAAATTCTATTATAGTTCAGATGTCTTAATAAATGCTCCAAACAAATTTACTTTCTGGTATGATTATAGTTCACAAGAAAATCTGCCCGTTAATTGGGAATTAACAGACCTTAACGGTTCTCTTATTTCATCTGGAACAGAAAAAGAATTCATCTTTACACCTACAACATCAGCTGGCTTAATTCTTAAACTGACCATTACAGATCAATATGGCTGTCCTCATCATTTTTCTAAAGAATTAAATGTTGTTGAAAAATGCCAATTTTATGTAAGTGATATTTCTGGTGATATTAATTTTGACGAAGAGTACAGCTATAAAGTTGCTTTTATAGATGCAAATCAAACAAAAGATTTAATTCTCCGCTCTTATGATGAAAATGATGGAAAGGTTTATACCTATCAATGGAATCTTTATGATTTAGATAATACATTAGTAAGTACCGGAGATCAACAGAAATTTCCAATAACATTAACTAAAGCAGGATATTACAAGGTAACTCTTGACATAATTGATCCTGATACTGACTGTCCTGTTCAGTTTACTAAAAAAATTGGTTGTGTAATTAATAATTCTTGTACGGAGACTAATCCAAAATCACAAATAGTAAAAGAACTGTATTTAGATTTTATGAGAAGTCTTGTCATGAGATGCTTACTTGGTGAAACTGACGAACAGATCAATACAAGTCCTATGACCCCGGAATTTACCGCTTTGGTACCGTACATTACAAATGGTCCAAAAGATAAAATTTACAATTTCAAAACAAAATTAGGAGGAGAAAGCGGTAATAGTTTTGCAGGGTTTGAGTTCTCTTTTTCTCCAGATCGACAGTCAGATGTGTATTATTATACCAGATGGTCACTATATTACAACAGTTGGGATTTAGAGAAAACAATAGATGACATTAATTATACCTTATATCTTGCATTGAATCAATACGTTGCTGCAGATCAGTCACTTGTTTCTTGTTTTATTGATTATGCATCTAAGATGGCAGGTAAAAATGTAAACCATTTAGAAACAGACGAATGTCTGTTCCAGACAGCTGTTCAATATATTGAGTTTTGTCCGCCGGAAGATTGTAGTCCAATTGCAGGAACACTCAAATCCACACCTGTAGTAGGAATTCAAAAAACAGCAAAAAAGGCTCAATTAAAGCAAACTCCAAAAAAGTAA